The following is a genomic window from Crocinitomicaceae bacterium.
GAAGCAGATGCGCTGATTTCAGGTATTACGCGCAAATACAGTGATGTAATTAAACCGGCACTGCAAGTTGTGGGCACAAAAGAAGGTGTTTCAAAAGTTGCCGGCATGTATATTTTGGCAACAAAACGCGGCCCTTTATTTTTGGCTGACACAACGGTGAATATTGATCCATCTGCTGAAGATCTTGCTGAAATAACAGCCTTAGTTGCAAAACAGGTTCGCAGACTAAATATTCAGCCTCGTATAGCCTTGTTGTCATATTCTAATTTCGGATCTTCACTTACACCTGATGCAATAAAAATGAGTCAGGCTGTGAAACTGATAAAAGAGCGTCACCCAAATTTGATTGTAGATGGAGAAATTCAAGCAAATTTTGCGTTAAATAATGATTTGCTGGTTGATAAATTTGATTTCTCAACGCTGGCAAATAAAAATGTAAATACCCTAATTTTTCCAAATTTATCAGCTGGAAATATTGCCTATAAGTTACTGCAAGAAATGCTTGAAGATGTTGAAGCAATTGGTCCAATTTTGCTTGGTACAAAAAAATCAATTCACGTTTTACAACTTGGAAGTTCAGTGAGAGAAATCACCAATATGATTAAAATTGCTGTACTTGACGCACAAATAAAATTATAAATGATAACGCATCTATCAGGTAAACTCACTGAAAAGGCACCCACTCATGTTGTGATAGAATGTGGTGGCGTAGGTTATTTCGTTCGCATTAGTCTCAACGCTTTTTCAACTATTCCAAACGACGGAAATATCACTTTGCTTACGCATTTGATTGTGCGTGAAGATGCACATGCATTGTATGGTTTTTATAATCAACGTGAGCGTGAAATGTTTAATCATTTGATTTCTGTATCTGGCATCGGTGCTAACACTGCCATGCTTATGCTTTCTTCAATGTCACCTGAAGATATTGCCTCTGCAATTTTAACAGATAATGTTGCGCTTATTCAAAGCATTAAAGGAATTGGTTCAAAAACAGCGCAGAGAGTAATTGTTGACCTGCGTGATAAAGTGGCTAAAACTGAGTTTACCGCAGAAAATCTTTTCAGACCAGACAATACAAATCAGAAAGATGCGTTAACTGCCTTACTGGCCCTTGGTTTTGAAAAGAAAAAAGCAGAAAAGGCAATAGAAAAGGTGGCAGAAGAAAATCAAACTGTTGAACAATTAATAAAGGCAGCACTTAAGGTTTTATAATCAAGCGTGAGAAAAGTATTATTAATAGTATTATTGATTTTGTGCGGCGTTAAATTGCAGGCACAAACAAAGGATACCGGCAACGTGCACTTGCCTTTTCCTATTTATGATTATTACGATTACACTCAGCAGCAGAATTCGCCAATCAACCTAGC
Proteins encoded in this region:
- the ruvA gene encoding Holliday junction branch migration protein RuvA, whose amino-acid sequence is MITHLSGKLTEKAPTHVVIECGGVGYFVRISLNAFSTIPNDGNITLLTHLIVREDAHALYGFYNQREREMFNHLISVSGIGANTAMLMLSSMSPEDIASAILTDNVALIQSIKGIGSKTAQRVIVDLRDKVAKTEFTAENLFRPDNTNQKDALTALLALGFEKKKAEKAIEKVAEENQTVEQLIKAALKVL